From Scomber scombrus chromosome 21, fScoSco1.1, whole genome shotgun sequence, one genomic window encodes:
- the fra10ac1 gene encoding protein FRA10AC1, translating into MDNLVKVHGSGGGYDSDFSDDDGQGESSERGLKRKHEEILQKPFKKGRYSQAAHRSFHSSELDREEARNRRAHLISLNAFERHKKFVGDYILYYGGQMADFKRSVSKDKTDLDVVRENHRFLWRDEDEDDMTWEKELAKKYYDKLFKEYCIADLSRYKENKFGFRWRIENEVVSGKGQFQCGNKRCEKQEGLKSWEVNFAYVEQGEKRNALVKLRICPECSFKLNYHHKRKEVKAKTRTKGVSEEEEGKKKNKKKRRKSSSHSKKHKDKHKKHRGQPTSSSNSEESQDSDKDSEAGDEPEGQSDADHWRGPAPAVEEKSREEEFDEYFEDMFL; encoded by the exons ATGGATAATCTTGTGAAG GTGCACGGAAGTGGCGGTGGCTATGATTCCGATTTCAGTGATGATGACGGACAAGGAGAGTCCTCAGAGAGAGGACTTAAAAG gaaacatgaggaAATCTTACAAAAGCCATTCAAGAAAGGACGGTACTCCCAGGCGGCTCACAGGAGTTTCCACTCCAGTGAACTGGACAG agaGGAAGCAAGGAACAGAAGAGCCCACCTGATATCACTAAATGCC TTTGAACGACATAAGAAGTTTGTCGGTGACTACATACTTTATTATGGAGGACAGATGGCCGACTTCAAACGCTCTGT aTCCAAAGACAAAACAGATCTGGATGTGGTGCGCGAGAATCATCGCTTTCTCTGGAgggatgaggatgaagatgacaTGACATG GGAGAAAGAATTGGCCAAGAAGTATTACGACAAACTGTTTAAAGAGTACTGCATAGCTGACCTCAGCAGGTACAAGGAAAACAAG TTTGGATTTCGTTGGCGGATTGAAAATGAAGTTGTCTCCGGCAAAG GTCAGTTCCAGTGTGGAAATAAACGCTGTGAGAAGCAGGAAGGCCTAAAAAGCTGGGAAGTTAATTTCGCCTATGTGGAACAGGGCGAGAAGAGGAATGCCTTGGTCAAACTCA GAATATGCCCTGAATGTTCGTTCAAACTCAACTACCACCACAA gAGGAAGGAGGTGAAGGCAAAGACAAGGACTAAAGGGgtttcagaggaggaggaggggaagaagaagaacaaaaagaagaggaggaaatcaTCCTCACATTCCAAGaagcacaaagacaaacataagAAGCACAGGG GTCAACCCACCTCTTCCAGCAACTCGGAGGAGTCGCAGGACTCAGACAAAG ACTCCGAAGCTGGGGATGAGCCAGAGGGCCAATCAGATGCTGACCACTGGCGAGGGCCCGCCCCTGCGGTGGAGGAAAAGTCAAG GGAGGAGGAGTTTGATGAGTACTTTGAAGACATGTTTCTTTGA